A stretch of Dyella sp. BiH032 DNA encodes these proteins:
- the glnA gene encoding type I glutamate--ammonia ligase, translating to MSAQKVLDLIKEHDVEFVDLRFADMLGKHHHVTFPAHAIDESTFEDGKMFDGSSISGWKGINESDMVLLPDAETAYLDPFSAHTQLVLHCDVLEPSTMQAYGRDPRSIAKRAEAFLKSTGIADTAFFGPEPEFFVFDSVRWQNDMGRVFYEIGSEEAAWSSRYKYEDNNTGHRPGVKGGYFPVSPVDSLGDLRADMCKVLESLGQVVEVHHHEVANAGQCEIGVKFNTLLKKADELMTLKYVIKNVAHQNGKTVTFMPKPIVGDNGSGMHVHQSLSKDGKNLFAGDLYGGLSQTALWYIGGIFKHAKAINAFANSTTNSYKRLVPGFEAPVMLAYSARNRSASCRIPYVSNPKGRRIEVRFPDPMNSGYLVFTALMMAGLDGIINKIDPGAPADKDLYDLPPEEEKNIPQVCSSLDQALEALDKDRDFLKAGGVFTDDFIDAYISLKMQEVTRYRASTHPLEFQMYYAL from the coding sequence ATGTCCGCCCAGAAAGTGCTCGACCTGATCAAGGAACACGACGTCGAGTTCGTCGACCTGCGTTTCGCCGACATGCTCGGCAAGCACCACCACGTCACGTTCCCGGCCCATGCCATCGACGAGTCGACCTTCGAGGACGGCAAGATGTTCGACGGTTCCTCGATCTCGGGCTGGAAGGGCATCAACGAGTCGGACATGGTCCTGCTGCCCGACGCGGAAACGGCCTACCTCGATCCGTTCAGCGCGCACACCCAGCTGGTCCTGCACTGCGACGTGCTGGAGCCGAGCACGATGCAGGCCTACGGCCGCGACCCGCGCTCCATCGCCAAGCGCGCCGAGGCGTTCCTCAAGTCCACCGGCATTGCCGACACCGCCTTCTTCGGTCCGGAGCCGGAGTTCTTCGTATTCGACTCCGTGCGCTGGCAGAACGACATGGGCCGCGTGTTCTACGAAATCGGTTCCGAAGAGGCCGCCTGGTCGTCGCGCTACAAGTACGAAGACAACAACACCGGCCACCGTCCGGGCGTGAAGGGGGGCTACTTCCCGGTCAGCCCGGTCGACTCGCTGGGCGACCTGCGCGCCGACATGTGCAAGGTGCTGGAGTCCCTGGGCCAGGTGGTGGAAGTGCACCACCATGAAGTGGCCAACGCGGGCCAGTGCGAGATCGGCGTGAAGTTCAACACGCTGCTGAAGAAGGCCGATGAACTGATGACGCTCAAGTACGTCATCAAGAACGTCGCCCACCAGAACGGCAAGACCGTCACCTTCATGCCCAAGCCGATCGTCGGCGACAACGGCAGCGGCATGCACGTGCACCAGTCGCTCTCGAAGGACGGCAAGAACCTGTTCGCCGGCGACCTGTACGGCGGCCTGAGCCAGACCGCGCTGTGGTACATCGGCGGCATCTTCAAGCACGCCAAGGCCATCAACGCGTTCGCCAACTCCACCACCAACAGCTACAAGCGCCTGGTGCCGGGCTTCGAGGCGCCGGTGATGCTGGCCTACTCGGCCCGCAACCGCTCGGCCAGCTGCCGCATCCCGTACGTGTCCAACCCGAAGGGCCGCCGCATCGAAGTGCGCTTCCCCGATCCGATGAACTCCGGCTACCTGGTGTTCACCGCGCTGATGATGGCCGGACTGGACGGCATCATTAACAAGATCGACCCGGGCGCGCCGGCCGACAAGGATCTCTACGACCTGCCGCCGGAAGAAGAGAAGAACATCCCGCAGGTGTGCTCCAGCCTCGACCAGGCGCTGGAAGCGCTGGACAAGGACCGCGACTTCCTGAAGGCCGGCGGCGTGTTCACCGACGACTTCATCGACGCGTACATCTCGCTGAAGATGCAGGAAGTCACCCGCTACCGCGCCAGCACGCATCCGCTGGAGTTCCAGATGTACTACGCGCTCTGA
- a CDS encoding undecaprenyl-diphosphate phosphatase — translation MPDIVNVVLLGIIEGITEFLPISSTGHLLIAEKLGLGARSDLFNVGIQAGAILAVTLIYWKRIWLLLTQWREPANRDYVLKLFVAFMITAVLGYVVTHMGFKLPEAVTPVAWALVVGGFWMIGAEQMAARKTDRTEVTWTVAILVGVAQIVAGVFPGTSRSAATIFAAMLAGTSNRPAATEFAFLVGIPTMYAATGYELLKVLKNGGAAHEDWTALAVGFVVSAIVAFVAVKWLLGYIRTHRFTPFAIYRIALGVALLLLMPAGA, via the coding sequence GTGCCCGATATCGTCAACGTCGTCCTGCTCGGCATCATCGAAGGCATCACCGAATTCCTGCCCATCTCCAGCACCGGTCATCTGCTGATCGCGGAAAAGCTGGGCCTGGGTGCGCGCTCGGACCTGTTCAACGTGGGCATCCAGGCGGGCGCGATCCTTGCCGTGACGCTGATCTACTGGAAGCGTATCTGGCTGCTGCTCACGCAGTGGCGCGAGCCGGCCAACCGCGACTACGTGCTGAAGCTGTTCGTCGCCTTCATGATCACCGCGGTGCTGGGCTATGTGGTCACGCACATGGGCTTCAAGCTGCCGGAAGCGGTGACGCCCGTGGCCTGGGCCCTCGTGGTGGGCGGTTTCTGGATGATCGGCGCGGAGCAGATGGCAGCGCGCAAGACCGACCGCACCGAGGTGACCTGGACAGTGGCGATCCTGGTCGGCGTGGCGCAGATCGTCGCCGGCGTCTTTCCCGGGACGTCCCGCTCGGCCGCAACCATCTTCGCCGCGATGCTCGCCGGCACCAGCAATCGCCCCGCCGCGACCGAGTTCGCCTTCCTGGTGGGCATTCCCACCATGTACGCGGCCACCGGCTACGAGCTGCTGAAGGTGCTGAAGAACGGCGGTGCCGCGCACGAGGACTGGACCGCACTGGCGGTGGGCTTCGTAGTCTCGGCCATCGTGGCGTTCGTCGCGGTGAAGTGGCTGCTGGGCTATATCCGCACGCATCGCTTCACGCCGTTCGCGATCTACCGCATCGCGCTGGGCGTGGCCCTGCTCTTGCTGATGCCCGCCGGTGCGTAA
- a CDS encoding winged helix-turn-helix domain-containing protein, which translates to MEQPRHYRLLDLHVDLARQHVMRDGEPLDVQGLSFQLLACLLRHGDAVVDFDTLMTEVWAPAVVNEETVTQRVKLLRQSLGDDGRNPRYIRSVRGRGYQLCEPPQVAEALIADEPAVRQRWPGVWAIGLGVLVLATAGGAWWWHRASVDAGRVDPERTLLNRAMYYAGIGQKDNNERAINLYQQLLARAPGNAPAHVGLSRAYSARVCLYNFPYEWARRAQDEAEAVLRTEPGNAAAWAALGYAHDCSGELSQALRAYEKAVALDPKDDATRASAAYLYQEQGRLADALRANLDMRGDPARVRFRDVQIARELELLGFEEAAERRFRESFQLYPDSVFSNIAWPRHLFLQGRFEDARTALDQALARNTPHVDLYLLAGELALLRGDRAAAHLAFAQAQQLRPQMSLPGTLAALYADTPPAPAWLDGRIAELSKQFDAGAGFPVDRLELALLQDARGRRTDALRSVADAVREGYSDRFYLQTSPLLRGLAGEPAYAEAIDALSRRVAALRAQVLAADWRPADLREAR; encoded by the coding sequence ATGGAACAGCCGCGCCACTATCGACTCCTCGACCTGCATGTCGACCTCGCTCGCCAGCACGTGATGCGCGATGGCGAGCCGCTCGACGTGCAGGGGCTGAGCTTCCAGCTGCTGGCCTGCCTGCTGCGGCACGGCGACGCAGTAGTGGATTTCGACACGCTGATGACCGAAGTCTGGGCGCCGGCGGTGGTCAACGAGGAGACCGTCACCCAGCGCGTGAAGCTGCTGCGCCAATCGCTGGGCGACGATGGGCGCAATCCACGCTATATCCGCTCGGTACGCGGCCGCGGCTATCAGTTGTGCGAACCGCCCCAGGTCGCCGAAGCGCTGATCGCGGATGAGCCGGCAGTCCGGCAACGTTGGCCCGGCGTATGGGCGATCGGGCTGGGTGTGCTGGTCCTCGCGACGGCAGGTGGCGCGTGGTGGTGGCATCGCGCGTCGGTGGACGCTGGTCGCGTCGACCCCGAACGGACGTTGTTGAACCGTGCGATGTATTACGCGGGCATCGGCCAGAAGGACAACAACGAGCGCGCGATCAACCTCTATCAGCAGCTGCTGGCGCGCGCGCCAGGCAACGCGCCGGCCCACGTCGGCCTGAGCCGCGCGTATAGCGCGCGCGTCTGTCTCTACAACTTCCCTTACGAATGGGCACGGCGCGCGCAGGACGAGGCGGAGGCGGTGCTGCGGACCGAACCCGGCAACGCCGCGGCCTGGGCCGCGCTGGGTTATGCGCACGATTGCAGCGGCGAGTTGAGCCAGGCGCTGCGCGCCTATGAGAAGGCCGTGGCGCTGGATCCGAAGGACGACGCCACGCGCGCATCGGCGGCCTATCTCTATCAGGAACAGGGCCGGCTGGCCGATGCGTTGCGCGCCAACCTGGACATGCGCGGCGATCCGGCGCGGGTGCGTTTCCGCGACGTGCAGATCGCGCGCGAACTGGAGCTGCTGGGTTTCGAGGAAGCGGCGGAACGGCGTTTTCGCGAGAGCTTCCAGCTCTATCCCGACAGCGTGTTCTCCAACATCGCCTGGCCGCGCCATCTCTTTCTGCAGGGGCGTTTCGAGGACGCGCGCACGGCGCTGGACCAGGCCCTTGCGCGCAACACGCCGCATGTGGACCTGTACCTGCTGGCCGGCGAACTGGCCTTGTTGCGCGGCGATCGTGCCGCGGCCCATCTCGCGTTCGCGCAGGCGCAGCAGCTGCGCCCGCAGATGAGCCTGCCCGGGACGCTGGCGGCGCTCTATGCCGACACGCCGCCGGCACCGGCCTGGCTGGACGGGCGCATCGCCGAGCTGAGCAAGCAGTTCGACGCGGGCGCGGGCTTTCCCGTCGACCGGCTCGAACTAGCCTTGCTGCAGGATGCCCGCGGGCGACGCACCGATGCGCTGCGCAGCGTGGCCGACGCGGTGCGGGAGGGCTACAGCGACCGCTTCTATCTGCAGACTTCGCCGCTGCTGCGCGGGCTGGCGGGCGAACCCGCCTATGCCGAGGCCATCGATGCGCTGAGCCGGCGCGTCGCCGCGCTGCGCGCGCAGGTGCTCGCGGCCGACTGGCGGCCCGCGGACCTGCGCGAGGCCCGCTGA
- a CDS encoding serine hydrolase, with the protein MHRTRRSLTAALLLAAALPLVAADYRPPVTRDDGWPVADARAAHADTARLDALEAKIADGSYKGITSVLVARDGKLAYERYFNGSDADRLNDVRSASKSVTALLVGAAIDRGLIPGAQAKVYGFFPDKQPVQHPDPRKQAITLEDLLTMSSLWECNDENEFSSGNEERMYVTEDWLQFALDLPIKGFAPWMTKPADSPHGRAFAYCTAGAFVAGAVVERAARMPLSRFAAEALEKSLGIDRAQWNASPLGIGMGGGGTRYRSRDLAKLGELALEEGRWRGKQVISAAWIRAMLAVHAQAREDADYGYLWWCFRKPVTGIDEPVWAMGGNGGNYVFVIPSRRLVAVVTSTAYNQRYAHPQSQEILRDYVLKAFAPK; encoded by the coding sequence ATGCATCGCACCCGCCGTTCCCTCACCGCCGCCTTGCTGCTCGCCGCGGCCCTTCCGCTGGTCGCCGCCGACTACCGACCGCCCGTCACGCGGGACGACGGTTGGCCGGTCGCCGACGCCCGGGCCGCGCACGCGGATACCGCGCGGCTCGATGCGCTGGAGGCGAAGATCGCCGACGGCAGCTACAAGGGCATCACCAGTGTCCTCGTCGCGCGCGACGGCAAGCTGGCCTACGAGCGCTACTTCAACGGCAGCGATGCCGACCGCCTCAACGACGTGCGCTCGGCCAGCAAAAGCGTCACCGCGCTGTTGGTCGGCGCGGCCATCGATCGGGGCCTGATCCCGGGCGCGCAAGCGAAGGTCTACGGCTTCTTTCCCGACAAGCAGCCCGTGCAACACCCGGACCCGCGCAAGCAGGCGATCACGCTGGAAGACTTGCTCACCATGAGTTCCCTGTGGGAATGCAACGACGAGAACGAGTTCTCCTCGGGCAACGAGGAACGCATGTACGTCACCGAGGACTGGCTGCAGTTCGCGCTGGACCTCCCCATCAAGGGCTTCGCCCCGTGGATGACGAAGCCGGCGGACAGCCCGCACGGGCGCGCGTTCGCCTACTGCACGGCGGGCGCCTTCGTCGCCGGCGCGGTCGTGGAGCGCGCCGCACGCATGCCGCTGTCGCGCTTCGCCGCCGAAGCGCTGGAGAAATCGCTGGGCATCGACCGCGCGCAATGGAACGCTTCGCCGCTCGGCATCGGCATGGGCGGCGGCGGCACGCGCTATCGCAGCCGCGACCTGGCCAAGCTCGGCGAACTGGCCCTGGAGGAAGGCCGCTGGCGCGGGAAGCAGGTGATTTCCGCCGCATGGATCCGCGCCATGCTCGCCGTGCACGCGCAGGCGCGCGAGGATGCGGACTACGGCTATCTGTGGTGGTGCTTCCGCAAGCCCGTGACCGGCATCGACGAGCCGGTGTGGGCGATGGGCGGCAACGGCGGCAACTACGTCTTCGTGATTCCATCGCGACGGCTGGTCGCCGTGGTCACCAGTACGGCCTACAACCAGCGCTATGCCCATCCGCAGTCGCAGGAAATCCTGCGCGATTACGTGCTGAAGGCGTTCGCCCCGAAGTGA
- a CDS encoding helix-turn-helix transcriptional regulator — protein MHAQPPSISVDLSEALDGPSLIALRGDDAAGNEYRLGTREYAWHQHARGQVFCVDSGFLDVRTPHGAWLLPPHRAGWIPPGLPHEVRVSGALAGWSLLVAPRAARRLPAQPCVIGVSDVLRALVRRAETWDKRAPLTPAQARVAAVILDEIGRSPRESLHLPMPRDARLRRVAQALLDAPGDPRTLDAWAAWGAMSPSTLRRRMAAETGLSFAQWRQQAQLARALAMLADGQPVAQVSDALGYASPSNFIAMFRRAFGTSPARYFAMRARS, from the coding sequence ATGCACGCCCAGCCCCCTTCCATCTCCGTCGACCTGAGCGAAGCGCTCGACGGCCCCTCGCTGATCGCCTTGCGCGGCGACGACGCTGCCGGCAACGAATACCGGCTCGGCACGCGCGAGTACGCCTGGCACCAGCACGCCCGTGGCCAGGTGTTCTGCGTCGACAGCGGCTTCCTGGACGTGCGGACGCCGCACGGGGCCTGGCTGCTGCCGCCGCACCGCGCCGGCTGGATACCGCCGGGCCTGCCGCACGAGGTACGGGTCAGCGGCGCGCTGGCCGGATGGAGCCTGCTGGTCGCGCCGCGCGCGGCACGCCGGTTGCCCGCACAACCCTGCGTGATCGGCGTGTCCGATGTGCTGCGTGCCCTCGTGCGGCGTGCCGAGACGTGGGACAAGCGCGCTCCGCTGACACCTGCGCAGGCGCGCGTGGCCGCCGTGATCCTTGACGAGATCGGCCGGTCGCCACGCGAGTCGCTGCATCTGCCGATGCCCCGCGACGCCCGGCTTCGGCGCGTCGCCCAGGCCTTGCTCGATGCGCCCGGAGATCCCCGCACGCTCGACGCCTGGGCCGCGTGGGGCGCCATGTCGCCCAGCACCTTGCGGCGCCGGATGGCGGCGGAAACCGGCCTTTCCTTCGCGCAATGGCGCCAGCAGGCGCAGCTGGCCCGTGCGCTGGCGATGCTTGCGGATGGCCAGCCGGTCGCGCAGGTTTCCGATGCGCTCGGCTACGCCTCGCCAAGCAATTTCATCGCGATGTTCCGGCGTGCGTTCGGCACATCGCCGGCGCGCTATTTCGCGATGCGGGCGCGCTCCTGA
- a CDS encoding MFS transporter: MDTNVRSLEPGAAPDRPAWGAVWSLTLGVFGLVTAEFLPASLLTPMAASLGVTEGLAGQAVTATAVVAMVTSLLISTVTRNIDRRWVLVAFSVLLILSNLLVVFAPNLVAVLAGRVLLGIAIGGFWTMSAATAMRLVPEAHVPRALSLIFAGVSLATIAAAPMGSYFGALIGWRNVFLLATVLGAVALVWQLVTLPRMPPNGTTSLRTLVEVLQRPGMARGMLACTLVFTGHFAFFTYLRPFLENVTGVGVSGLSAILLGFGIANFVGTSLAGMVLERNLRAMLLAMPLLMSAIAIALVTIGRVPAAHAVLVALWGMAFGGVPVAWSTWITRTVPDQAESGGGLIVAGVQLAISLGAALGGAIFDAGGARGVFAGSALVLAGAALLILFGFRVRAAATAS; encoded by the coding sequence ATGGACACGAACGTACGGAGCTTGGAACCCGGCGCAGCCCCGGACCGGCCCGCCTGGGGCGCGGTGTGGTCGTTGACGCTGGGTGTGTTCGGCCTGGTCACGGCGGAATTCCTGCCGGCCAGCCTGCTCACGCCGATGGCCGCCAGCCTGGGCGTGACCGAGGGCCTGGCCGGCCAGGCGGTGACCGCCACCGCGGTGGTGGCGATGGTGACCAGCCTGCTGATCTCGACCGTGACACGAAACATTGATCGGCGCTGGGTGCTCGTCGCCTTCTCGGTGCTGCTGATCCTGTCCAACCTGCTGGTGGTGTTCGCGCCGAACCTTGTCGCGGTGCTTGCCGGACGCGTGTTGCTGGGCATCGCCATTGGCGGTTTCTGGACCATGTCCGCGGCGACCGCGATGCGGCTGGTGCCCGAGGCGCACGTGCCGCGCGCACTGTCGCTGATCTTCGCCGGCGTCTCGCTCGCCACCATCGCCGCGGCGCCGATGGGCAGCTACTTCGGCGCGCTGATTGGCTGGCGGAACGTGTTCCTGCTGGCGACCGTGCTGGGCGCGGTCGCGCTGGTGTGGCAGCTGGTCACCTTGCCGCGCATGCCGCCCAACGGCACCACCAGCCTGCGCACGCTGGTGGAGGTGCTGCAGCGGCCCGGCATGGCGCGCGGCATGCTGGCCTGCACGCTGGTGTTCACCGGCCACTTCGCCTTCTTCACCTACCTGCGCCCGTTCCTGGAGAACGTCACCGGCGTGGGCGTGAGCGGCCTATCGGCGATTCTGCTCGGCTTCGGCATCGCCAATTTCGTCGGCACGTCGTTGGCCGGCATGGTGCTGGAGCGCAACCTGCGCGCGATGCTGCTGGCGATGCCTCTATTGATGAGCGCGATCGCCATCGCCTTGGTCACGATCGGCCGCGTGCCGGCCGCCCATGCGGTGCTTGTCGCGCTGTGGGGCATGGCCTTCGGCGGCGTGCCGGTGGCGTGGTCCACCTGGATCACGCGCACGGTGCCCGACCAGGCCGAGAGCGGCGGCGGCCTGATCGTGGCCGGCGTGCAGCTGGCGATCAGCCTGGGCGCGGCGCTGGGCGGCGCGATCTTCGACGCCGGCGGCGCGCGCGGCGTGTTCGCGGGCAGCGCGCTGGTACTGGCGGGAGCGGCGCTGCTGATTCTGTTCGGCTTCCGCGTGCGCGCGGCCGCCACGGCGTCCTGA
- a CDS encoding NAD(P)/FAD-dependent oxidoreductase yields the protein MWLDFIISCACAAIASRPPARTMTGRAPFGASANMENGMHVLHIGIVGAGLGGLCLAQGLTKAGHRVDVFERDATLDARGQGYRLRIDPDGQRALTACLSSGAYDLFRHSCAARNTTSRFVDPQLGLLAERRPLHWKATSEAGDEGQVGDLSAHRQTLRDILRHGLEERIHLGRPVLDVLPAENSVDAILADGGRRRFDLLVAADGVSSGLRDRLLAEAAPDDTGAITIYGKVPLAPSAGALPDARWLEGVTVVFGDGVSLVVEPMRFRAPLPELAHAYLPGCKLGVVEDYLYWAFVGRAERLGGPLARGIAATDLMERALEAARGWHPAVRRMVALSDTASLSARPVRMARDVPVWPTGRVTLLGDAIHAMSPAGGLGANTALSDAASLASLLVRVDGPGTLIDAVRHYEEAMRERARRALHATREAAERLLSGTAASDA from the coding sequence ATGTGGTTGGATTTCATCATTTCCTGCGCTTGTGCCGCTATCGCGTCACGCCCGCCAGCCCGGACGATGACCGGGCGCGCGCCCTTCGGCGCATCAGCCAACATGGAGAACGGCATGCATGTCTTGCATATCGGCATTGTCGGGGCCGGCCTGGGCGGCCTTTGCCTCGCCCAGGGCCTGACGAAAGCGGGTCACCGCGTGGATGTCTTCGAGCGCGACGCGACCCTGGACGCGCGCGGGCAGGGCTATCGCCTGCGCATCGATCCCGACGGCCAGCGCGCACTGACCGCCTGCCTGTCATCCGGCGCCTACGATCTGTTCCGCCACAGCTGCGCGGCGCGCAACACGACCAGCCGCTTCGTCGATCCGCAGCTTGGCCTGCTGGCAGAACGACGACCGCTTCATTGGAAGGCGACGAGCGAGGCCGGGGACGAAGGTCAGGTGGGTGATTTGAGCGCACACCGGCAGACGCTGCGCGACATCCTGCGCCACGGTCTGGAGGAGCGAATTCATCTCGGCCGACCGGTGCTCGATGTCTTGCCGGCGGAGAACAGCGTGGACGCCATTCTCGCCGACGGCGGGCGCCGCCGATTCGATCTGCTGGTCGCCGCCGATGGCGTGTCGTCGGGACTGCGCGATCGCCTGCTCGCGGAGGCGGCGCCTGACGACACGGGAGCGATCACGATCTACGGCAAGGTCCCGCTCGCGCCTTCAGCCGGCGCGCTACCGGATGCCAGGTGGCTCGAAGGCGTCACGGTAGTCTTCGGCGACGGCGTCAGCCTCGTGGTCGAACCCATGCGCTTCCGCGCGCCGCTGCCGGAACTCGCGCACGCCTATCTGCCGGGCTGCAAACTGGGCGTGGTGGAGGATTATCTGTACTGGGCCTTCGTCGGCCGCGCCGAGCGGCTCGGCGGCCCGCTGGCGCGCGGGATCGCTGCGACCGACCTGATGGAACGCGCGCTGGAGGCCGCGCGAGGCTGGCATCCGGCGGTACGCCGCATGGTCGCACTGAGCGATACCGCTTCGCTGAGCGCGCGTCCTGTGCGAATGGCGCGCGACGTGCCAGTCTGGCCCACCGGTCGCGTCACGCTGCTCGGCGATGCGATCCATGCCATGAGCCCCGCGGGCGGCCTCGGCGCGAACACGGCGCTGTCGGACGCAGCGAGCCTGGCGAGCCTGCTGGTGCGGGTGGATGGCCCGGGCACGTTGATCGACGCCGTGCGCCACTACGAAGAAGCGATGCGCGAAAGAGCGCGGCGGGCCTTGCACGCGACGCGGGAAGCCGCCGAGCGACTGCTGTCGGGTACCGCAGCGAGCGATGCATAG
- a CDS encoding AraC family transcriptional regulator, protein MPSTTLWRNDLLSVIDYRCNAGPGDVPFVERFGSHSVSYVRRGSFGCRMRGRSYDLVAGAVLVGHRGDEFMCTHEHHACGDECLSFHLSPELVQALDEASSTWRVGAMPPLAELMVLGELAQAVANGDSDVGLDEAGHALAMRFVELAGGRTRRPLAARAADRRRAVEAALWIDAHAEQTVDLDTLAREAGLSAFHFLRVFGRTLGVTPHQYLIRARLRRAARQLAESARPVTDIAYDVGFADLSHFTRSFRRAAGESPGRFRQRAQGPRSGRPGRA, encoded by the coding sequence ATGCCGTCCACCACGCTCTGGCGCAATGACCTGCTGTCGGTGATCGACTACCGGTGCAACGCCGGTCCGGGCGACGTCCCCTTCGTGGAACGGTTCGGCAGCCACTCGGTGTCCTACGTCCGGCGCGGCAGCTTCGGCTGCCGCATGCGCGGACGCAGCTACGACCTGGTGGCCGGCGCGGTGCTGGTGGGGCACCGCGGCGACGAGTTCATGTGCACGCACGAGCACCATGCCTGCGGCGACGAATGCCTGTCGTTCCATCTATCGCCCGAGCTAGTGCAGGCGTTGGACGAGGCGTCCTCCACCTGGCGGGTGGGTGCCATGCCGCCGCTGGCCGAGCTGATGGTGCTGGGCGAACTCGCGCAGGCCGTGGCGAACGGCGACAGCGACGTCGGCCTGGACGAAGCGGGCCACGCGCTCGCGATGCGCTTTGTCGAACTCGCCGGCGGACGCACGCGCCGGCCCCTGGCCGCGCGCGCCGCCGACCGTCGCCGCGCGGTAGAGGCCGCGCTGTGGATCGATGCGCATGCCGAGCAGACGGTCGATCTCGACACGCTGGCGCGCGAGGCCGGTCTCAGCGCCTTCCACTTCCTGCGCGTGTTCGGGCGGACGCTCGGCGTGACGCCGCACCAGTACCTGATCCGCGCGCGCCTGCGCCGCGCCGCGCGGCAGCTGGCGGAGAGCGCGCGACCGGTCACCGACATCGCCTACGACGTCGGCTTCGCCGATCTCTCCCATTTCACGCGCAGTTTCCGCCGCGCCGCCGGAGAATCGCCCGGGCGCTTCCGCCAGCGTGCGCAGGGACCGCGTTCAGGCCGCCCTGGCCGGGCGTGA
- a CDS encoding glutathione S-transferase family protein yields the protein MTPILFYGVPSGCSFGSIVALEWLGQPYRLCRVEMPRDVTTDTFKRINPVAETPALLTADGRTLSESAAILHHLGALGLDRGLAFPQGSPGFDRFNQVLGFLNTTFFSAFGPLWHVLEHGSEGEEKRVLTDYGRARVARAHALLDEMLGDRPWLAGEQRTVADAYFAGIARWTDYHDVAGRMGYPRLQRLFEKLEADPAVAFAHAIEGQREARSAGGFLGEVALEAAVAA from the coding sequence ATGACACCCATCCTGTTCTACGGCGTGCCCTCGGGCTGCTCCTTCGGCTCCATCGTGGCGCTCGAATGGCTGGGCCAGCCCTACCGGCTGTGCCGCGTCGAGATGCCCCGCGACGTCACCACCGACACCTTCAAGCGCATCAACCCCGTCGCGGAAACACCCGCCCTGCTCACCGCGGACGGCCGCACGCTCAGCGAAAGCGCCGCCATCCTCCACCACCTCGGCGCCCTCGGCCTGGACCGCGGCCTGGCCTTCCCGCAAGGCAGCCCCGGCTTCGACCGGTTCAACCAGGTGCTGGGCTTCCTCAACACCACGTTCTTCAGCGCCTTCGGCCCGCTGTGGCACGTGCTGGAACATGGCAGCGAAGGCGAGGAGAAACGCGTACTCACCGACTACGGTCGCGCCCGCGTAGCGCGTGCGCATGCCCTGCTGGATGAGATGCTCGGCGACCGCCCATGGCTGGCCGGCGAACAGCGCACGGTCGCGGATGCGTACTTCGCAGGCATCGCACGCTGGACCGACTACCACGATGTGGCCGGCCGCATGGGTTATCCGCGCCTGCAACGTTTGTTCGAGAAGTTGGAAGCCGACCCCGCGGTGGCGTTTGCACATGCGATCGAGGGGCAGCGGGAGGCGCGGAGTGCGGGTGGATTTCTGGGGGAAGTGGCGTTGGAGGCGGCGGTGGCAGCGTAA
- a CDS encoding LysR family transcriptional regulator — MLNLNDLKFFAAAVEHGGFAAAGRRLGVPKSTVSKRVAELETALGARLILRTSRSFALTEAGRDFHEHARAALIEAEAAEDVVRSRASEPSGTVRITAAVPTAQFDLAPHLPRLARMYPRLHLRLDVTDRFVDVVQEGYDIAVRSHFAPLPDSGLVQRRVRVDPIVLVAAPAYLAQHGTPATPEALAGHDGLLTAPGADQWQLADGEGRGVRVAPRPRMTANESVALLHAATAGLGVTCLPARMCRAAMEAGALERVLPDWTAGSVATTLVMPHRRGLLPGVRVAIEFLVTCLGEA; from the coding sequence GTGCTCAATCTCAACGACCTGAAATTCTTCGCCGCGGCCGTCGAGCATGGTGGCTTTGCGGCGGCGGGGCGTCGGCTGGGTGTGCCCAAGTCCACGGTGAGCAAGCGGGTCGCCGAGCTGGAAACGGCGCTGGGTGCGCGCCTGATCCTGCGCACCTCGCGCAGCTTCGCCCTGACCGAGGCCGGACGGGATTTCCACGAACACGCGCGCGCCGCCCTGATCGAGGCGGAGGCCGCCGAGGACGTCGTGCGCAGCCGCGCCAGCGAGCCGAGCGGCACGGTGCGCATCACCGCTGCCGTGCCCACGGCGCAGTTCGATCTCGCGCCGCATCTGCCGCGGCTTGCCCGCATGTACCCGCGGCTGCACCTGCGGCTCGACGTCACCGACCGGTTCGTCGATGTGGTGCAGGAGGGCTACGACATCGCGGTGCGCAGCCACTTCGCGCCCTTGCCCGATTCCGGACTGGTGCAGCGGCGTGTGCGCGTGGATCCGATCGTACTGGTCGCGGCGCCAGCGTATCTCGCGCAGCACGGCACACCTGCGACGCCGGAGGCGCTCGCTGGACACGACGGCCTGCTCACCGCGCCCGGCGCCGACCAATGGCAGCTCGCCGACGGCGAGGGGCGTGGCGTCCGCGTGGCGCCACGGCCGCGCATGACCGCCAACGAATCCGTCGCGCTCCTGCATGCGGCGACGGCGGGACTGGGCGTGACCTGCCTGCCCGCACGCATGTGCCGGGCGGCCATGGAGGCCGGCGCGCTTGAGCGCGTCCTGCCCGACTGGACCGCTGGCAGCGTTGCCACGACGCTGGTCATGCCGCATCGCCGGGGCCTGCTGCCGGGCGTGCGCGTGGCGATCGAGTTCCTGGTCACGTGCCTGGGCGAGGCTTGA